In Pseudomonadota bacterium, one DNA window encodes the following:
- the mgtE gene encoding magnesium transporter has translation MAEKSTTKSRTRFLREMLAGEDQDGIRRFFDRLSMSETALIVSRLHPAEQKMLITILDPSDAADVMEDIPTEQLADIIEDLPPEQAISFMEELPNSRKNELLSEMEGEEVEAILHVMEPEQADEARKMLSYPQDTAGALMMSEFLAYNDKATIGSVLADLQSNKERYHKYNVQYIYVVDDTGMLVGVLRVHDLLFALHSALLEELMIRDPLHVRVTDTIKTLGEFFQEHKFFGVPVVDEDGVLAGVLRPVAVEEAFNKKSVHQFLGFSGIVGGEEFRTMPLLTRSGRRLSWLSINIFLNIMAASIIALYQDTLASAIALAIFLPMISDMSGCSGNQAVAVSMRELTLGLLKKQEFLRVFAKEIGLGFINGIALGALLGVIAFLWKGNLYLGLVVGGALMLNTVIAVCFGGILPLLLKKFKLDPALVASPVLTTVTDMCGFFLVFSLATLVLAKISGV, from the coding sequence ATGGCTGAGAAATCTACTACGAAATCAAGGACGCGCTTTCTGCGGGAGATGCTGGCCGGCGAGGACCAGGACGGAATCCGCCGGTTCTTTGACCGGTTGTCGATGAGCGAAACCGCCCTGATTGTTTCGCGTCTGCATCCGGCCGAACAGAAGATGCTGATCACCATTCTCGATCCATCCGATGCGGCGGATGTCATGGAAGATATCCCGACCGAACAGCTGGCCGACATCATCGAGGACCTCCCGCCGGAGCAGGCTATTTCCTTCATGGAGGAACTCCCCAATTCAAGAAAGAACGAGCTGCTTTCCGAGATGGAGGGGGAGGAGGTCGAGGCGATCCTGCACGTGATGGAGCCGGAGCAGGCCGATGAGGCAAGGAAAATGCTCTCATATCCGCAGGATACCGCCGGGGCGCTGATGATGAGCGAATTTCTGGCTTACAATGACAAAGCGACCATCGGCTCGGTACTGGCCGATCTGCAGAGCAACAAGGAGCGGTATCACAAGTACAACGTGCAATATATTTATGTGGTTGACGATACAGGCATGCTGGTCGGGGTTCTGCGGGTCCATGACCTCCTGTTCGCCTTGCACTCGGCCCTGCTGGAGGAGCTGATGATCAGAGACCCGCTGCATGTCAGGGTGACCGACACGATCAAGACCCTCGGCGAGTTTTTTCAGGAGCATAAATTCTTCGGCGTCCCGGTGGTTGACGAGGATGGTGTTCTGGCCGGGGTGCTCAGGCCGGTTGCGGTAGAAGAAGCATTCAATAAAAAGTCGGTGCATCAGTTTTTAGGCTTCAGCGGTATCGTCGGCGGTGAGGAGTTCCGCACCATGCCGCTCCTGACCCGAAGCGGCCGCAGGCTTTCATGGCTCTCCATCAATATTTTTCTGAATATCATGGCGGCAAGCATTATCGCTTTGTATCAGGATACCCTCGCTTCCGCGATCGCCCTGGCTATCTTCCTGCCGATGATCAGCGATATGAGCGGCTGTTCCGGCAACCAGGCGGTGGCGGTCAGTATGCGGGAGCTCACCCTGGGACTGCTGAAAAAGCAGGAGTTTCTGCGGGTCTTTGCCAAGGAAATAGGGCTTGGCTTCATCAACGGCATCGCACTGGGGGCGCTGCTTGGCGTGATCGCCTTTTTGTGGAAAGGAAATCTCTATCTCGGCCTTGTGGTCGGCGGCGCCCTGATGCTGAACACGGTCATCGCCGTCTGTTTCGGAGGAATCCTGCCGCTCCTTCTGAAAAAATTCAAACTCGATCCGGCCCTGGTGGCAAGCCCTGTTCTCACCACGGTAACGGACATGTGCGGGTTCTTTCTGGTTTTCTCGCTGGCGACCCTGGTGCTCGCAAAAATCTCCGGGGTCTGA
- a CDS encoding Bor family protein, which produces MTIEGAGQKTPQSKTGTHTKHGTYFNHIWSEPPVEKCDNGRGLYRVRYHTNAVYALVSIVSLGLYVPQTAEWWCDGTPAQADDEEEYRPGQ; this is translated from the coding sequence ATGACGATTGAAGGTGCTGGCCAGAAAACACCGCAATCCAAAACCGGGACCCATACCAAACATGGGACATATTTCAACCATATCTGGTCGGAACCTCCGGTTGAGAAGTGTGATAACGGCAGGGGGTTGTACCGGGTGCGCTATCACACCAATGCGGTCTATGCCCTGGTGTCGATCGTTTCACTGGGGCTCTATGTGCCGCAGACCGCTGAATGGTGGTGCGACGGCACACCTGCTCAGGCGGATGACGAAGAAGAGTATCGACCAGGTCAATAA
- a CDS encoding DUF2235 domain-containing protein codes for MATRNLIIGCDGTWNDTDESAVTNVVKLLDACTAKNQITHYEEGVGTAYWEALPGGIYGKGLDRQILGAYRFLRKRFADPDWKREENKVFIFGFSRGSYAARRLAGLISHSGVTEKAADVDLAWQLYLRRDVKSTEELKKSGRLFDIQVEMLGVWDTVKTTTDEDFNDLKLPECVVAGYHAMAIDEKRKFFPVLEWDNDPRVTQTWFPGVHSDVGGGYNECGLSDIALQWMIDHAYNHGLRCKASSVKQLAKDPCGTLHNSYDGIWKAFGTQNRTIAKSAAVHPSTRERMQQMADYRPGNLPVEPNYET; via the coding sequence GTGGCAACCAGAAACTTGATCATCGGCTGTGATGGAACCTGGAACGATACCGACGAGTCGGCGGTGACCAATGTTGTGAAGCTACTGGACGCCTGCACGGCGAAGAACCAGATCACTCATTATGAAGAAGGCGTGGGCACCGCTTACTGGGAAGCCTTACCCGGCGGCATATACGGCAAGGGCCTTGATCGGCAGATTCTCGGGGCATATCGGTTTTTAAGAAAACGGTTCGCTGACCCCGACTGGAAAAGAGAAGAGAACAAGGTCTTTATCTTTGGCTTCAGCAGGGGCTCCTATGCCGCCCGGCGGTTGGCTGGACTGATTTCGCATAGCGGGGTAACGGAAAAAGCCGCTGATGTTGATCTTGCCTGGCAACTCTATTTAAGGCGTGATGTAAAGAGCACTGAAGAACTTAAGAAAAGCGGACGCTTATTCGACATTCAGGTGGAAATGCTCGGTGTCTGGGACACGGTGAAAACCACCACCGATGAGGATTTCAACGACCTCAAGCTTCCCGAATGCGTTGTTGCCGGCTATCACGCCATGGCGATAGACGAAAAAAGAAAGTTTTTCCCGGTGCTGGAATGGGACAACGATCCGCGGGTCACCCAGACCTGGTTTCCCGGGGTCCATTCCGATGTCGGCGGCGGCTACAACGAATGCGGCCTGTCGGACATCGCCCTGCAATGGATGATCGACCATGCCTACAACCATGGACTGCGGTGTAAGGCCAGTTCCGTAAAGCAACTTGCAAAAGACCCCTGCGGCACATTGCACAATTCCTACGACGGAATCTGGAAAGCCTTCGGCACCCAGAACCGCACAATAGCCAAATCCGCAGCCGTACATCCCTCTACCAGGGAACGCATGCAACAAATGGCCGATTACCGCCCTGGCAACCTGCCGGTGGAACCGAACTACGAAACATAA
- a CDS encoding Txe/YoeB family addiction module toxin: protein MSWKIVFTKMAQKDAKKIKRAGLKLKVEELLSVIKENPFQNPPSYEKLVGDLSGAYSRRINFQHRLIYQIIAEEKVVKVIRMWTHYE, encoded by the coding sequence GTGAGCTGGAAAATTGTGTTCACCAAAATGGCTCAAAAAGATGCAAAAAAAATCAAAAGAGCCGGGTTGAAATTAAAGGTGGAAGAACTGCTTTCCGTCATCAAAGAAAACCCCTTCCAAAACCCACCCTCATACGAAAAACTTGTTGGAGACCTATCCGGTGCCTACTCCCGCAGGATTAATTTTCAACACAGACTGATATATCAAATTATTGCCGAAGAAAAGGTCGTAAAGGTTATTCGCATGTGGACACACTACGAATAA
- a CDS encoding type II toxin-antitoxin system Phd/YefM family antitoxin: MTTITISEARAKLYGLVDEVASEHKPVTIKGKRASAVLVSENDWEAIQETLFLTSIPGMRESIKEGLETPVKECSEELNW; this comes from the coding sequence ATGACAACAATTACTATTTCCGAAGCAAGAGCTAAATTATATGGGCTGGTGGACGAAGTCGCTTCCGAACACAAGCCGGTTACAATTAAGGGCAAGAGGGCAAGTGCGGTATTAGTGTCGGAAAATGACTGGGAAGCAATTCAAGAAACTCTTTTTCTTACTTCAATCCCAGGCATGAGAGAATCCATAAAAGAAGGATTGGAAACCCCGGTAAAGGAATGCTCTGAGGAGTTAAATTGGTGA
- a CDS encoding carboxypeptidase-like regulatory domain-containing protein — translation MKPSKKIILVVVAVILLGVVAAVLFLQRYTKVEISVRDRSNRPISRAEIVISRSSRAADITLYSNESGYAAKYLPLKEIGSIEVSRVGYAPAVLSGHLVTNRPVTIVLREWSKENRKTEK, via the coding sequence ATGAAACCTTCAAAAAAGATCATACTTGTTGTCGTCGCCGTAATTCTGCTGGGAGTGGTTGCGGCAGTACTGTTCTTGCAGCGTTATACGAAAGTTGAAATCTCTGTACGCGACAGAAGCAACAGGCCGATAAGCCGGGCGGAGATTGTTATTTCCAGGTCTTCTCGGGCAGCAGATATTACGCTCTATTCGAACGAATCGGGATATGCCGCGAAATACCTTCCGTTAAAGGAAATTGGCAGCATTGAGGTCTCAAGGGTCGGTTATGCACCGGCGGTACTCTCCGGGCACCTGGTAACGAACAGACCCGTCACGATTGTTTTACGGGAATGGAGTAAAGAAAACCGGAAAACGGAAAAATAA